CAGCAGCGCATCCGGCCCGAAGCCAATCGCGGCGCGCGGTAGGCACGCGCAGCGACCGGAGCAGGACTTACACCAGGGCGTGCAGCAGACTATCGATCGACGCCTTCGCATCCCCATAGAACATCCGCGTGTTCTCCTTGAAGAACAACGGATTCTCAATCCCCGAGTACCCCGTCCCGCGCCCACGCTTACACACGAACACGTTACGAGACTTCCAAACCTCCAACACCGGCATCCCCGCAATAGGGCTACCCGGATCATCCTGTGCTGCAGGGTTCACAATGTCGTTCGCACCAATCACGATCACCACATCATTGGTGGGGAAATCATCGTTGATCTCCTCCATCTCCAACACGATGTCGTAAGGCACTTTGGCCTCCGCGAGCAGCACGTTCATGTGCCCCGGCAAGCGCCCGGCCACCGGGTGAATCGCAAAGCGCACCGTCTTGCCTTGCTCGCGCAGCTTGCGCGTGAGCTCGGACACCGACCCCTGCGCCTGCGCCACCGCCATGCCGTAGCCCGGCACGATGATCACGCTGTCCGCATCGGTGAGCGCCGAAGCAACCGCGTCCGCATCGGCAGCAATCATCTCGCCCTCCACGGCCTGCGCGGAGGTGGTCTCACCGCCCCAACCGCCGAGGATCACGCTCACGAAGGAGCGGTTCATGCCCTTACACATGATGTAGGACAGGATCGCACCGGAGGAGCCCACGAGTGCCCCCGTCACGATCAGCAGGTCATTGCCCAGGGTGAAGCCGATAGCCGCCGCGGCCCACCCCGAGTAGGAGTTGAGCATCGACACCACCACCGGCATGTCCGCGCCACCGATCGCCATGATCAGGTGCCAGCCGATGGCGCCGGAGATCACGGTGACCGCCAGCATGGTCCACAGTCCGGCGCCCTGCAGGTACAGGAAGCCGAGGACGAGGCAGGTGATCAGTGCCAGAGCATTGATCTGATGGCGCCCCGGCAACGTCAGCGCCGACGAGCTGATCTTCCCCGCCAACTTGCCGTACGCGACGATCGAGCCGGTGAAGGTGATCGCACCGATAAGAATGCCGAGGAACAGCTCCACCTTGAGGATGCTGAGCTCCACGCCGGTCTTCTTGGCGATCGTGGCCGCAAAGCCCGCCAGCTCGGCGACGGTGCCCGCTTCCTTCGCCGCCAGCGCAGCGTTCATCTCGAGATCGGCGTTGATGCCGATGAACACCGCCGCCAGGCCGACGAGGCTGTGGAAGCCCGCGACCAGCTCCGGCATCTGCGTCATCTGCACGCGGTTGGCGACGATCCAACCGCCGACGCCGCCGAGGGCGATCATCAGGGTGATGGTGCCGTAGGAGCCGACGCCCGGCGTGCCGACGGTGGCGCCCACGGCCAGCACCATGCCGATGATGCCGTACCAGATCGCGCGCTTGGCCTTCTCCATGTTGGAGAGACCGCCGAGGGCGAGGATGAAGAGAATCGCGGCGACAACGTAGGCCGCGGTGACCAAACCAGTACTCATCCCTGACCCCTCAACTGCGCTGGAACATGGCGAGCATGCGACGGGTGACCAAGAACCCGCCGAAGATGTTCACCGATGCCATCAAGATTGCTAACGCCGCCATGACCACCACGGCGCTGGTCCCGGACGCCACCTGCAGGAGCGCGCCGACGATGATGATCGAAGAGATGGCGTTGGTGATGGCCATCAACGGGGTGTGCAGGGCGTGGGCCACGCCCCAGATCACGTGGAAGCCCACGAACACGGAGAGCACGAACACGATGAAGTGCTGCATGAAGCTGGCCGGCGCCACGCTGCCCACCAGCAGGGCGGCCGCGCCGCCGATGCCGAGCATCCAGCCCGTACGGTTGAGGGACTTCTTGAGCTCCTCCGCCTCGCGCGCGGCCTTCTCCTCGGGCGTCTCCTCGACCACCTTGGCCTTGGGCTGGGCCGCGATCGCCGCGATCTTCGGCGGCGGTGGCGGCCAGGTGACCTCGCCCTCGTGGCACACGGTGGCGCCGCGGATCACGTCGTCCTCCATGTTGATGACCGGGTTACCGTCCTTCTCCGGCGTCAGGTCATCGAGCATGTGGCGGATGTTGGTGCTGTAGAGGTTGGACGACTGGGTGGCCATGCGGCTGGGGAAGTCCGTATAGCCGACGATGGTCACGCCGTTGTCGGTCACGAACTTCTCGTCCTTCCGCGTCAGGGCGCAGTTGCCGCCGCGCTCGGCCGCAAGGTCCACGATCACCGAGCCGGGCTTCATCGCCGCGACCATGTCCTCGGTCCACAGCTCCGGCGCCGGGCGGTTGGGGATCAGGGCCGTGGTGATGACGATGTCCACCTCCGGCGCCAGCTCGCGGAACTTCTCCAGCTGCTTCTCGCGGAACTCGGGGCTGGACGGTGCGGCGTAACCGCCGGTGGCGGCGCCGTCCTGCTGGGCCTCTTCGAAGTCGAGGAAGACGAACTCGGCGCCCATGGATTCGATCTGCTCGGCCACTTCCGGGCGCACGTCGAAGGCCATGGTGATGGCGCCGAGGGCGACGGACGTACCGATAGCGGCGAGACCGGCAACGCCGGCGCCCACCACCAGCACCTTGGCCGGGGTGACCTTACCGGCGGCGGTCATCTGGCCCATGAAGAAGCGGCCGAAGTTGTTGCCGGCCTCGACCACCGCGCGGTAGCCGGCGATGTTGGCCATGGAGGACAGGGCGTCCATCTTCTGCGCGCGGCTGATGCGCGGGACCATGTCCATGGCGATCGCCGTCATGCCCTTCGCATTCAGGCGCTCCAGGAGCGCCTCGTTGGCGGCGGGCCAAACGAAGGAGATGAGGGTCTTGCCGTCGGGCGCGGCGTCGAGTTCGTCGAGCGACGGCTCGCGCACCTTGACGATGACGTCGGCGCTGGACCAGAGGTCCGCGGCGGAGGCCACCACCTCGACGCCCGCGGCCTGGTAGGCCTCATCCGTGATCGATGCCGCCACGCCGGCGCCGGCCTGCACTACGCACTCGTAGCCTAGCTTGCGCAGCCGACCGGCACTCTCCGGCGTCAGCGCGACGCGCGCCTCGCCAGATGCGGTCTCCTTCAGGGCCCCTACCTTCATCTATACGCTCCTCACAACCTCATCATCGGCCGGGCTGCCACAGCAGGCCGTTGTATTCGCTATTGATCTGGACGATCCCGCGGGCAAGCGGGACACCGGCGCTAGCATGCGCCGCACCATCTACGGCGGGCTCGCATCGTCGCATAGAAATCCATTGCGGTCAGGGGGCTGGCCCGGGAGCGATCGCAAGGAGCACTCTCAACAAAAGATTTGCCGCTCAGCCGTGCGCGGTGTGTGGGGAGTCGGCTCGTCGCTGGCGCCGACCTAGCGCTGCGCGTCGAGGGGCAGGTTGATCGTCAGCCTGGCACCGCCCTCTGGCTGGTTGGATGCCCGGATCGCGCCGCCGTGAGCGGCGATGATGCGATGGGCGACCTGCAGGCCGAGGCCTGCCGAATCGCGCCTTTGGGGATCGGCGCCGATACCGTCGAGCGCGACCTCGCCATCTTGCCCGGGCAAACCTGGGCCGTCGTCCTCCACCAGGATGCGCACCTCGCCGTCGCGGGCAGACACCGAGAGTCGCACCGCCGAGGCCGCGTGCTGCAGCGAATTCATGGTGATGTTCTCGACCGCACGAATGAGGCGTCGCCCATCCGCCCACAGCTCAATCGACTCCGCTGGGCATGTGTACTCCAGGCGCACGCCGCGATGGTCTGCGATCGGTTGAAGCTCCTGCGTTACCAGACGCAACAGCTCCCCGGGCGGAACGCTCTCGAGCGCTAACGCCGCATCGATGTCCAATCTGGCCATCTCGAGCAGATCTTCCGCCAGGTCTCGAACACGACGCGTGTCGAGCTCCGCGGCGTCGAGTAGGGGTCCTAGCCCTTCGGCGAGGCGTTCGGGCGGCGCATCGAGCAGAGATCGCGCTCGGTTGAACACGCCCGTAAGCGCCATCAACGGTGTTCGCAGATCGTGGGAGACGTGACTCACCCACTCGCCCCTGACCCGGTCGCGATCGCGGATCTGCTCGATCAGCTCGGCGATTCGATGACGCATAGCATTCATGCCGTCGGCCAGCAGGCGGATCTCATCGCGTCCACCCACCTCGAAAGGCCCGGGGATGCTCGTTTCATCGTCCAACGGCTGAGTGACCTGATTCGTTAGCTTTCGCAAACGCCGAGTTGCCAGCAGCGACACCAGGACGGCGAACACCGATGCGCTCAGACCGAAGTAGATCAAGGCAGCCATGACGTAGACGGGATCGGTCAACACAGCAAGGGCGGAGAAGCGCTCAGGCTTCTCCACAGGCTTGCCCTCGAGGTAATCCGCATAGTCACGCACATGCTCCGGGTTGCCCCACTCCGAGATACGCGGGGAGAGCGAGTCCCAGACCGGCGTGAGCATCGTGTCGCCTGCCAGAAAGACAAAAAAGACGACGACGCCAATCCGAACGCCAAGTTGGTTCCTTAGAGGAAGCTGCGACCTAGTTTGCATCTCGCATCCGGTAGCCGACCCCGTAGATCGTCTTGATCCAGTGGGGGTCGTTTGTATTGTGCTCGATCCGCGCGCGAAGGCGCCGCACGCAGAGATCGACGGTTCTCGTGGTACCCATGAAATCCTCGCCCCACACATGACGCAGGAGCTGATCGCGTGTCCAGGCACGGCCTGGGTGCTGCAGCAAGAAGTACAGCAAGTCGAACTCTCGGCGGCGCAATTCGAACACTTCGGCGCCCGCGCCCGCTGTGTAGTTCGATGGATCCGCCCACAGCCCGTCCAGCTCTAGTCGCTCTGCCGCCGGGGCTGGATTCGCTCGGCGCAACGCGGCGCGCACGCGCGCCGTGAGCTCTGCCGGATCGCAGGGCTTTACGATGTAGTCCGCCGCTCCAAGGTCTAGTCCACGAACGATCTGGCTCACAGCATCGCGCGCAGTGAGGATCACGATGGGCATCGAGGGGTGTTGCGCCGTCAAGCGCTTGCACAACGTGAGGCCATCGCCATCGGGCAGGCCAAGATCGAGCAGGACTAGATCGAAGGGCCGTTCAATCGCCTTCGCCGCGTCGCGTAGGGAGCCGGCGAGTTCGGTGATGAAGCCCGCTTCGCGCAGCAAGCGAGCGAGTTCTTCGCGTATGCGCGCCTCATCCTCTACCACCAATACTGTGTTTGGTCCCATCCCCAAGCGTCGTCTCCCTCGAATCACGGTGAGCGTAGCAGCTGCCCGCGAGGTACGCGCCGTAGGAAATTCTGAGGACACATTGTTCTGTTACGTTGCCCCCGTCGCCTCCCGTGCGCGCCGCGCTCGGGCCGTATACCAGAAGAATAGCCAAGGAGCAGACGATGGGGTCGATCACCCACCAGGGCCGACGTAGCTTTTTGAAGTCCACCGGGACGGTAGCGGCGGTGGCACCATGGCTACCCACCTTCGCTAGCCCGAGTGACCCCGACGTGGTCATCGTCGGCGCCGGCGCGGCCGGCCTCGCGGCCGCGCGCACGTTGGCACACTTGGGCAAAAGCTTCGTGGTTCTCGAGGCGGCCGATCGCATCGGCGGGCGCGCCTACACAGACACCAACACCTTTGGCGTTCCTTACGACCCGGGCGCCCATTGGCTGCACAACGGCAACCGCAATCCTTTCAACGCCTACGCTCGCCAACGGGGCTTCGATCTGTACCTGCCTAACTCTGATCTTGCGCTGTACGTCGGCGACCAACCGGCGGGCGCCGCCGACTGGCTACAGTTCACCGCATCGCTCAACCAAACCTCCTTCGCCATCGAGGAAGCGGGGCAAGCCGGACTCGACGTGAGCATCGACTCTATCGCGCCACAGGTGAACAGCTGGGACCCGACGACGGAGTTCCTCCTCGCCCAAGTGTCGGGGGCTCAGTTCGAAGACCTCTCTACCCAGGAAGCGGTGAGTTTCGCGGGTGGTCGGGATTGGTTATGTGCGCAGGGCTACGGCGCCGTACTTGCTGACTACGGCGCCAGCGTACCCGTTGAGCTGCAGCGCTCGGTCGAGCGCATCGACTGGTCCGGCACCGGCGTTGAAGTGCACACCTCGGATGGGGTGATTCGCGCAGGCGCAGTGCTAGTTACCGTGTCCACTAACGTGCTCGCAAGCGGCGCGATCGAATTCACCCCTGCCCTACCGGTCGATTTGGAGGAGGCCATCTCGCGGATCGGGATGTCGGCGTACATCCGCGTCGGGTTGCAGTTCTCGGAGAATGTCTTCGGCACTGGGCCTGACAGCTTCGCTTACTACAAGACGGATACGGGGAACGCCGTGAGCATTCTCGCCAACCAAGGAGGTGGCCCGGTCTCCACGGCAGACCTCGGCGGGGACAACGCCCGTGCCATGGCGCAGGCGTCGGACGAGGCGATCATCGACTACGCCCTCGGGGAGCTCGAGGCCATCTACGGCAGCAGCGTGCGGGATCGACTGATCAAGGCTCACGTGGCGAACTGGGAGCAGTATCCACTGGCCCAGGGGGCTTGGTCCCAGGTGCAACCTGGTTTCTATTCGGCACGGCAGGCCTTCCGTGAGCAAGCCGCGATCGGCAATCGTGTGTTCTTTGCCGGCGAGGCGCTGCATCCCGATATGTTCGCGACTGTGGCGGGCGCTGGGATCACAGGGCGCTATGCGGCGCTTCAGATCGCAAATGCGCGCGCCGGCGGGCGCTTCGAACCGCTTCCCTCAACGCCATCGGAAGGCGCATCGCGTATCCTGAGCACAGCGAAGGAGCGCCTACGAGGGTCTGCCCAAGCCAACTCAGGGCTGCGTTGACGAAAAACAGCGCCACTACCTAAGCCGTAGTTGCGCCGTGTAGCGCCAACAGCTGTCGGCGTTGGAGATAACCTACTCGTTCGGCACCCAATGATCGACGGACGCTGAGCTGAGTCCGGCGCTATCGGGAGGGCGGTTGCCCTCCCGTCAGCCAAGTCGCCGCTAGGTTGGCAACGACCCGAGGGAACCGCTCGCCGACGGCGACGCACTCGCTGCCGACACCTCGCGCGTCCCCTCCCCCTCCATCCGCCCGTAGC
This genomic stretch from Pseudomonadota bacterium harbors:
- a CDS encoding HAMP domain-containing sensor histidine kinase, producing the protein MLTPVWDSLSPRISEWGNPEHVRDYADYLEGKPVEKPERFSALAVLTDPVYVMAALIYFGLSASVFAVLVSLLATRRLRKLTNQVTQPLDDETSIPGPFEVGGRDEIRLLADGMNAMRHRIAELIEQIRDRDRVRGEWVSHVSHDLRTPLMALTGVFNRARSLLDAPPERLAEGLGPLLDAAELDTRRVRDLAEDLLEMARLDIDAALALESVPPGELLRLVTQELQPIADHRGVRLEYTCPAESIELWADGRRLIRAVENITMNSLQHAASAVRLSVSARDGEVRILVEDDGPGLPGQDGEVALDGIGADPQRRDSAGLGLQVAHRIIAAHGGAIRASNQPEGGARLTINLPLDAQR
- a CDS encoding NAD(P)/FAD-dependent oxidoreductase, which produces MGSITHQGRRSFLKSTGTVAAVAPWLPTFASPSDPDVVIVGAGAAGLAAARTLAHLGKSFVVLEAADRIGGRAYTDTNTFGVPYDPGAHWLHNGNRNPFNAYARQRGFDLYLPNSDLALYVGDQPAGAADWLQFTASLNQTSFAIEEAGQAGLDVSIDSIAPQVNSWDPTTEFLLAQVSGAQFEDLSTQEAVSFAGGRDWLCAQGYGAVLADYGASVPVELQRSVERIDWSGTGVEVHTSDGVIRAGAVLVTVSTNVLASGAIEFTPALPVDLEEAISRIGMSAYIRVGLQFSENVFGTGPDSFAYYKTDTGNAVSILANQGGGPVSTADLGGDNARAMAQASDEAIIDYALGELEAIYGSSVRDRLIKAHVANWEQYPLAQGAWSQVQPGFYSARQAFREQAAIGNRVFFAGEALHPDMFATVAGAGITGRYAALQIANARAGGRFEPLPSTPSEGASRILSTAKERLRGSAQANSGLR
- a CDS encoding Re/Si-specific NAD(P)(+) transhydrogenase subunit alpha, which translates into the protein MKVGALKETASGEARVALTPESAGRLRKLGYECVVQAGAGVAASITDEAYQAAGVEVVASAADLWSSADVIVKVREPSLDELDAAPDGKTLISFVWPAANEALLERLNAKGMTAIAMDMVPRISRAQKMDALSSMANIAGYRAVVEAGNNFGRFFMGQMTAAGKVTPAKVLVVGAGVAGLAAIGTSVALGAITMAFDVRPEVAEQIESMGAEFVFLDFEEAQQDGAATGGYAAPSSPEFREKQLEKFRELAPEVDIVITTALIPNRPAPELWTEDMVAAMKPGSVIVDLAAERGGNCALTRKDEKFVTDNGVTIVGYTDFPSRMATQSSNLYSTNIRHMLDDLTPEKDGNPVINMEDDVIRGATVCHEGEVTWPPPPPKIAAIAAQPKAKVVEETPEEKAAREAEELKKSLNRTGWMLGIGGAAALLVGSVAPASFMQHFIVFVLSVFVGFHVIWGVAHALHTPLMAITNAISSIIIVGALLQVASGTSAVVVMAALAILMASVNIFGGFLVTRRMLAMFQRS
- a CDS encoding response regulator transcription factor, with amino-acid sequence MGPNTVLVVEDEARIREELARLLREAGFITELAGSLRDAAKAIERPFDLVLLDLGLPDGDGLTLCKRLTAQHPSMPIVILTARDAVSQIVRGLDLGAADYIVKPCDPAELTARVRAALRRANPAPAAERLELDGLWADPSNYTAGAGAEVFELRRREFDLLYFLLQHPGRAWTRDQLLRHVWGEDFMGTTRTVDLCVRRLRARIEHNTNDPHWIKTIYGVGYRMRDAN
- a CDS encoding NAD(P)(+) transhydrogenase (Re/Si-specific) subunit beta yields the protein MSTGLVTAAYVVAAILFILALGGLSNMEKAKRAIWYGIIGMVLAVGATVGTPGVGSYGTITLMIALGGVGGWIVANRVQMTQMPELVAGFHSLVGLAAVFIGINADLEMNAALAAKEAGTVAELAGFAATIAKKTGVELSILKVELFLGILIGAITFTGSIVAYGKLAGKISSSALTLPGRHQINALALITCLVLGFLYLQGAGLWTMLAVTVISGAIGWHLIMAIGGADMPVVVSMLNSYSGWAAAAIGFTLGNDLLIVTGALVGSSGAILSYIMCKGMNRSFVSVILGGWGGETTSAQAVEGEMIAADADAVASALTDADSVIIVPGYGMAVAQAQGSVSELTRKLREQGKTVRFAIHPVAGRLPGHMNVLLAEAKVPYDIVLEMEEINDDFPTNDVVIVIGANDIVNPAAQDDPGSPIAGMPVLEVWKSRNVFVCKRGRGTGYSGIENPLFFKENTRMFYGDAKASIDSLLHALV